The proteins below are encoded in one region of Sebastes fasciatus isolate fSebFas1 chromosome 16, fSebFas1.pri, whole genome shotgun sequence:
- the ppm1e gene encoding protein phosphatase 1E, with protein MSGSTAEEKTFRRFLELFLREMRMPLQESDPPPMRPLSDLLTDDEVEGECLDLCLQHLYKYNCPCSLAAALARATADSLLQTDLTIHHLNKPVEDGADPLPQMESVKLAWLVFNKLFEMCCLWLKELPYRRRPQPYYETSIHAIKNMRRKMEDKHVIIPDYNSLFNVQDQEEQAYFAVFDGHGGVDAAIYAANHLHVNLVQQECFNTDPIEALCRAFRVTDQRFVKKASREHLRCGTTGVVTFLRGRTLYVAWLGDSQVILVRKGQVVELMKPHKPDREDEKLRIEALGGCVIWFGTWRVNGSLSVSRAIGDNEHKPYICGDADHDIFPLDGTEDYLILACDGFWDTVTSDEAVRVVSDHLEENTGDTTMVAHKLVASARDAGSSDNITVIVVFLRDPRSPAPTGAEDEEEGVVEGEVGEEVAEEVEEEEQEEEEEEQDAVKVEREGGEGGSTADIGGKGRGGWPMQQCSAPADLTYEDRTDSFTDRTSLSLLGPSLEGRISLTGFSRQPFSPDIFTASHIYREERPLRRRSCIPFQESSFSSFTDPLWPQTALLLGQAVRRSRQLGHGSRRWSRRRPGASMELLGLLPSGNLLPHMERHSNQRPGAAVPHLPHHATI; from the exons TAACTGCCCGTGCTCCCTGGCGGCGGCCCTGGCCCGAGCCACAGCAGACAGCCTCCTGCAGACCGACCTCACCATCCACCACCTCAACAAGCCCGTAGAAGATGGAGCTGACCCATTACCAC agatgGAGTCTGTGAAGCTGGCCTGGCTGGTGTTTAACAAGCTGTTTGAGATGTGCTGCCTGTGGCTGAAGGAGCTGCCTTACCGCCGCCGTCCACAGCCGTACTACGAAACCTCCATCCACGCCATCAAGAACATGAGGCGCAAGATGGAGGACAAGCACGTCATCATCCCCGACTACAACTCGCTCTTCAACGTTCAG GATCAGGAGGAACAGGCTTACTTTGCAGTGTTTGACGGTCACGGCGGTGTGGACGCTGCCATTTACGCTGCCAACCACCTCCACGTCAACTTGGTCCAGCAGGAGTGCTTCAACACGGACCCGATCGAGGCGCTCTGCAGAGCCTTCAGGGTCACCGATCAGCGCTTCGTGAAGAAGGCCTCACGAGAG caCCTGCGTTGCGGCACGACGGGCGTGGTGACGTTCCTGCGGGGCCGGACGTTGTACGTGGCCTGGCTGGGAGACTCCCAGGTCATTCTGGTCAGGAAAGGACAAGTGGTGGAGCTGATGAAGCCACACAAACCAGACAGAGAG GATGAGAAGCTGAGGATCGAGGCTCTGGGAGGCTGTGTGATCTGGTTCGGCACATGGAGGGTTAACGGCAGTCTGTCTGTATCCAGAGCAATAG GCGACAACGAGCACAAGCCCTACATCTGTGGCGATGCGGACCACGATATCTTCCCACTGGACGGTACAGAAGACTACCTGATTCTGGCCTGCGATGGCTTCTGGGACACGGTGACTTCAGACGAGGCGGTGCGGGTGGTCAGCGATCACCTGGAGGAGAACACCGGAGACACCACCATGGTCGCCCACAAGCTGGTGGCCTCGGCCCGTGACGCGGGCTCTAGTGATAACATCACCGTCATAGTGGTCTTCTTGCGGGACCCGCGCTCCCCGGCGCCCACCGGCgcagaggacgaggaggagggtgtggtggagggagaggtgggggaggaggtagcggaggaggtggaggaagaggagcaggaagaggaagaagaggagcaggatGCAGTCAAGGTAGAGCGCGAGGGTGGTGAGGGAGGCAGCACTGCGGACATCGGGGGGAAGGGGCGCGGCGGCTGGCCCATGCAGCAGTGCTCGGCGCCCGCTGACCTCACCTACGAAGACCGAACGGACTCGTTCACGGACAGAACTAGCCTCAGCCTGCTGGGGCCGTCTCTGGAGGGCCGCATCTCCCTGACCGGTTTCTCACGGCAACCCTTCAGCCCTGACATCTTCACGGCCTCCCACATCTACCGAGAAGAACGCCCGCTGAGGCGCCGGTCCTGTATCCCGTTTCAGGAGTCCAGCTTCTCTAGCTTCACGGACCCACTGTGGCCCCAGACAGCCCTGCTGTTAGGCCAGGCAGTGAGGCGAAGCCGCCAGCTCGGTCACGGTAGCCGCCGGTGGAGCCGGAGGAGGCCAGGCGCCTCCATGGAGCTGCTAGGCCTGTTACCATCCGGCAACTTGCTGCCGCACATGGAGCGCCACTCCAACCAGAGGCCTGGAGCGGCAGTGCCTCACCTGCCCCACCACGCCACCATCTGA